From Motacilla alba alba isolate MOTALB_02 chromosome 4A, Motacilla_alba_V1.0_pri, whole genome shotgun sequence, one genomic window encodes:
- the RPL39 gene encoding 60S ribosomal protein L39, with the protein MSSHKTFKIKRFLAKKQKQNRPIPQWIRMKTGNKIRYNSKRRHWRRTKLGL; encoded by the exons aTG TCGTCGCACAAGACGTTCAAGATCAAACGCTTCCTCGCcaagaagcagaagcagaaccGGCCCATCCCGCAGTGGATTCGCATGAAAACCGGCAATAAGATCAG GTACAACTCCAAAAGGAGGCACTGGAGGAGGACCAAACTGGGCTTGTAA
- the UPF3B gene encoding regulator of nonsense transcripts 3B: MKEDKENARPKERRGASAGPGVLLPAGPGSGPAAGTDGRAGAGELDRLERPKDKKETLSKVVIRRLPPSLTKEQLEEHLQPLPEHDYFEFFANDSSLYPHMFSRAYINFKNQEDIVLFRDRFDGYVFVDHKGQEYAAIVEFAPFQKAAKKKSKKKDAKTGTIEDDPEYKKFLESYSADDEKLTSTPETLLEEIEARNKELIAKKTTPLLNFLKNKQRLREEKREERRRRELERKRQREEERRKWKEEERRKRKEAEKLKKVDRCPEKERDRSKEEPKIKLLKKPEKDEKDLERKEKSKKLERETLREEKNASSASAKRSDGETKEEKAKKSEDECVKDYRDRDRDFDRDREYERAQREKLRRQEEERRRQKERYEKEKVFRRKEEEVKKERDLLREKGKKSDLTDFTSSTDKSEKVTKDDKKEDTIKRDRIRNKDRPAMQLYQPGARSRSRLCQYEDSAAKPPDQGVDKKQEGESSHTKEEE; this comes from the exons atgAAGGAGGACAAGGAGAACGCCAGGCCCAAGGAGCGGCGCGGGGCCTCCGCCGGCCCGGGCGTGCTGCTGCCCGCGGGACCGGGCtcgggccccgccgccggcacGGACGGCAGAGCCGGCGCCGGCGAGCTCGATCGCCTGGAGCGGCCCAAGGACAAGAAGGAGACGCTGAGCAAG GTGGTGATCCGCCGGCTGCCGCCCAGCCTGAcgaaggagcagctggaggagcacctgcagcctctgcccgAACACGACTACTTCGAGTTCTTCGCGAACGACTCCAG CTTGTACCCGCACATGTTCTCGAGAGCCTACATCAACTTCAAGAACCAGGAAGACATAGTCCTCTTCAGGGATCGCTTTGACGGCTACGTTTTTGTCGATCATAAAG GTCAGGAATATGCTGCTATAGTTGAGTTTGCACCTTTccaaaaagctgcaaaaaagaAGAGTAAGAAAAAGGATGCCAAAACTGGAACTATTGAAGATG ATCCAGAATACAAGAAGTTTTTGGAAAGTTACAGTGCAGATGATGAAAAATTAACCTCCACTCCTGAAACTTTGTTGGAGGAAATAGAGGCAAGAAACAAAGAGCTAATAG CTAAAAAGACTACTCCTTTATTGAActtcttgaaaaataaacag agactgagagaagaaaaaagagaggagagaaggaggagagaattagaaagaaaaagacaaagagaagaggaaagaagaaaatggaaagaagaggagagaaggaagcgaaaagaagcagaaaaattgaAGAAAGTAGACAGATgcccagaaaaagaaagagacagatCAAAAGAAGAACCAAAGATTAAG cTACTTAAGAAGcctgaaaaagatgaaaaagacttggagagaaaagaaaaatccaagaaaCTGGAAAGAGAGActctgagggaggaaaaaaatgcgAGTAGTGCATCTGCCAAACGATCTGATGGGGAGACAAAAGAAGAGAAGGCAAAAAA ATCAGAAGATGAGTGTGTAAAGGACTACAGGGACCGAGATAGAGATTTTGACAGAGACAGAGAATATGAGagagcacagagagagaaacTGAGACGCCAAGAAGAGGAGCGTCGGAGGCAGAAAGAGCGCTATGAGAAAGAGAAGGTTTttagaagaaaagaggaagaggtgaaaaaggagagagacttactcagagaaaagggaaagaaaagtgatCTTACAGACTTTACCAGCAGCACGGACAAATCTGAGAAAGTAACCAAAGACGATAAAAAAGAGGATACAATTAAGAGGGATCGTATCAGAAACAAG gATCGCCCAGCAATGCAGCTGTACCAGCCCGGAGCCCGAAGCCGGAGCAGATTGTGTCAGTATGAAGACAGTGCTGCAAAGCCCCCAGATCAGGGAGTGGATAAGAAACAGGAGGGTGAGAGCAGTCACACGAAGGAAGAGGAGTGA
- the NDUFA1 gene encoding NADH dehydrogenase [ubiquinone] 1 alpha subcomplex subunit 1 has translation MWYEILPGMAIMGVCLSIPGMATVFMHRLCHGGKEKRIARYPYEWTLMERDRRLSGVNKHYVSKGLENIN, from the exons ATGTGGTACGAGATCCTGCCCGGCATGGCCATCATGGGCGTCTGCCTCAGCATCCCCGGCATGGCCACCGTCTTCATGCACCGCTTGTGTCACGGCGGCAAG gagaaGAGGATCGCCCGCTATCCCTACGAGTGGACCCTGATGGAGAGGGACCGGCGGCTGTCGGGGGTCAACAAGCACTACGTGTCCAAG ggtCTGGAGAACATAAACTAA
- the AKAP14 gene encoding A-kinase anchor protein 14 codes for MEEEKEEAGSEEKDHIPQEDERSSTEECLPEAKEKEKESKHVIKNIPWTTAKNFTVEKGQQQIEELISTWDIHESWLHHSEFLEEEELKDSKRYHYRACWGRPTRRKPIPRATASVYFVIVISKFKPDTAPVEVFYRLESSRLVRRPEQCEFREKWLQDIIENKILCAERLASR; via the exons atggaggaggaaaaggaagaagctgGCAGTGAGGAAAAAGATCACATTCCCCAGGAAGATGAGAGAAGCAGTACAGAGGAATGTCTTCCAGAGgccaaggaaaaagagaaag AAAGCAAGCATGTCATCAAAAATATCCCGTGGACCACAGCCAAGAACTTCACAGTGGAGAAAGGACAGCAGCAAATTGAAGAACTAATTTCT ACATGGGACATTCATGAAAGCTGGCTTCACCACTCAGAATTTCTCGAGGAAGAAGAACTGAAGGACAGCAAGAGGTACCATTACAGAGCTTGCTGGGGCCGCCCAACACGCAGAAAACCCATCCCACGAGCAACAGCGAGCGTCTACTTTGTTATAGTGATCTCCAAATTCAAACCTGAC ACTGCACCTGTGGAGGTGTTCTACAGACTGGAGTCCAGCAGGCTGGTTCGGAG GCCAGAACAGTGTGAGTTTAGAGAAAAGTGGCTTCAGGacataattgaaaataaaatactgtgtgCAGAAAGACTTGCTTCCCGATGA
- the LOC119712835 gene encoding NF-kappa-B-activating protein yields the protein MAPASRSRSPPAASSERRGRRSRSRSRSRERNGSRRLSHRRSRSRSRSPGAPRSSAHHGHHHHGKWPEYYEKEKEEILRQRRLNERERIGELGAPEVWGLSPKVPDPDSDEHTPVEDEEAKSKSSSSDSSSEEEKKKKKKKRQKKKRKASKRKRKKHSEDSDSDSESEQNSSDEDKKKSKKRKKKNKKKKYKKKKAKKSRKESSDSSSEDSDDETLQGDDLWIERSKNTEADSLIGPEAPKTHASQDDRPLNYGHALLPGEGAAMAEYVKAGKRIPRRGEIGLTSEEIASFESSGYVMSGSRHRRMEAVRLRKENQIYSADEKRALASFNQEERRKRENKILASFREMVYRKTKGKEEK from the exons ATGGCGCCCGcgtcccgctcccgctccccgcccgccgccagCTCCgagcgccgcggccgccgctcgcggtcccgctcccgctcccgggAGCGCAATGGCTCGAGGCGCCTGAGCCACCGGCGGAGCCGCagccgctcccgcagccccggcgcGCCGCGCTCCTCCGCGCACCACGGGCACCACCACCACGGCAAATGGCCCGAGTACTacgagaaggagaaggaggagatcCTGCGGCAGAG GAGACtcaatgagagagagagaattggAGAGCTGGGGGCACCTGAAGTCTGGGGGCTGTCACCAAAAGTTCCTGACCCAGA TTCCGATGAGCACACACCGGTAGAAGATGAAGAGGCAAAATCTAAGAGCAGTTCATCGGATTCCAGCTCAGAAG aggaaaagaagaaaaagaagaagaaaagacaaaagaaaaaacgTAAAGCATCCAAAAGAAAGCGCAAGAAACATTCTGAGGATAGCGACAGTGACTCAGAGTCTGAGCAGAACTCCAGTG atgaagataaaaagaaaagcaagaagaggaaaaagaagaacaaaaa GAAGAAgtataagaaaaagaaagctaagaagagcaggaaggaaTCCAGTGATTCAAGTAGCGAAGATTCTGATGATGAAACACTTCAAGGGGATGATCTCTGGATAGAGAGGTCAA AAAATACTGAAGCTGATAGTTTGATTGGACCAGAGGCTCCCAAAACTCACGCATCTCAGGATGATAGGCCTTTGAA CTATGGCCATGCCCTCCTGCCCGGTGAAGGTGCAGCCATGGCAGAGTACGTCAAGGCAGGGAAACGCATTCCCCGCAGAGGAGAAATCGGCTTGACCAGTGAAGAGATCGCTTCCTTTGAGAGCTCTGGTTATGTCATGAGTGGCAGCAG ACATCGGCGCATGGAAGCTGTGCGGCTGCGGAAAGAGAACCAGATCTACAGCGCAGATGAAAAGAGAGCTCTGGCATCCTTCaaccaggaggagaggaggaaacgAGAGAATAAGATCCTTGCAAGCTTTCGAGAGATGGTCTACAGGAAGACTaaaggcaaagaggaaaaataa